Part of the Pseudomonas lijiangensis genome is shown below.
GCAGCGTGCCCGGAATACCTGCCCACTCGTACAGGAAATAGGCCCACGAGGTCTTGTCGACCGTAAAGTGCTTGGCTTCTTTCAGGTAGGTCGGTGCCCAGTCCAGCACGCCATAGCGCAGCAGATAGACGAACACGTTAGCCAGGGCGATGTACCACAGCAGTTTATTGCGCAGCACATATTTGACGAAGATTTCCTTGGCGCTGAATTCTTCTTCATGGCTGGCATCGTAGCCTTCCGGATAATCGTTCTTGTAGTGCTCGATGGGCGGCAGGCCAACCGATTGCGGGGTATCGCGCATGGTTGCGAAGGCGAAGACTGCCACCATCAGAGCCACGGCTGCCGGCACATAGAATGCGGCGTGCCAGTCGTTGGTCCAGCCCATGCCCAGCAGGAACAGCGGGCCGATCAGACCACCGCCCACGTTATGCGCCACGTTCCAGACCGAAACCACACCGCCGCGCTCTTTCTGCGACCACCAGTGCACCATCGTTCGCCCGCTCGGCGGCCAGCCCATGCCCTGTGCCCAGCCGTTTATGAACAGCAGCACAAACATGATCGTGACACTGGACGTCGCCCAGGGCGCGAAACCGAAAATGAACATCACCCCGGCCGACACCAGCAACCCGAACGGCAGGAAATAGCGCGGGTTGGAGCGGTCCGAAACCAGCCCCATCAGGAATTTCGACAAGCCGTAGGCAATCGCGATGGCCGACATGGCAACACCCAACTGCCCGCGTGTGTAGCCTTCCTCGATCAGGTAAGGCATCGCCAGGGAGAAGTTCTTGCGCAGCAGGTAGTAACCGGCATAACCGATGAAAATAC
Proteins encoded:
- the glpT gene encoding glycerol-3-phosphate transporter, whose translation is MFAFFRPAKHLAPLPEEKVDSTYRRLRWQIFAGIFIGYAGYYLLRKNFSLAMPYLIEEGYTRGQLGVAMSAIAIAYGLSKFLMGLVSDRSNPRYFLPFGLLVSAGVMFIFGFAPWATSSVTIMFVLLFINGWAQGMGWPPSGRTMVHWWSQKERGGVVSVWNVAHNVGGGLIGPLFLLGMGWTNDWHAAFYVPAAVALMVAVFAFATMRDTPQSVGLPPIEHYKNDYPEGYDASHEEEFSAKEIFVKYVLRNKLLWYIALANVFVYLLRYGVLDWAPTYLKEAKHFTVDKTSWAYFLYEWAGIPGTLLCGWMSDKIFKGNRGLTGMVFMFLVTIATLVYWLNPEGNPTVDMIALVSIGFLIYGPVMLIGLQALELAPKKAAGTAAGFTGLFGYLGGSVAASAAMGYTVDHFGWDGGFVLLIGACILAMAFLAPTLRHKQVASTSREA